The Verrucomicrobiales bacterium genome includes a window with the following:
- a CDS encoding type II toxin-antitoxin system VapC family toxin yields the protein MATLVDTNILLRSIQPTDPLFGITLSALQILGRLTDRLAVVPQNLVEFWAVATRPRANNGLGLGPGEAAVEIEKILSAFQLFPETPLIFGEWMKIVTSFVVSGKDTHDARIVAAMKVHGIDRISTFDEADFGRYKETISVLGPAKVVEHDKTKPQ from the coding sequence ATGGCGACCCTGGTAGACACGAATATCCTGCTCCGCAGCATCCAACCAACCGATCCGCTCTTCGGCATAACGCTTTCAGCCCTTCAAATTCTCGGACGTCTCACGGATCGCCTCGCGGTGGTTCCCCAAAACCTGGTTGAATTTTGGGCGGTTGCCACAAGACCTCGGGCAAACAACGGACTTGGGCTCGGTCCGGGCGAAGCAGCCGTTGAGATTGAAAAGATTTTGAGCGCCTTCCAGTTGTTTCCGGAGACTCCTTTGATCTTTGGTGAGTGGATGAAGATTGTGACTTCGTTTGTGGTGAGCGGCAAGGACACCCATGATGCCAGGATTGTGGCGGCGATGAAGGTGCACGGAATCGACCGCATTTCAACCTTCGATGAGGCTGACTTCGGGCGCTACAAAGAGACCATCAGCGTTCTTGGCCCAGCGAAAGTGGTGGAGCACGACAAAACGAAACCTCAGTGA